The window AAGTAGTATTCgccactgcattttaaaaaataaagatacaaaatatttattaccaAATTCCTCACTTTAAGTGGGTAATTCACTGGGTTTTTGTCTCTTCAGATGACAGTGCCACCACAATTTGACTCAAAACCACTTCCATCACCCGCAAAGAACCCCCATGCCCATTAGTGATCACTCCTTGTCCTCAGACCCCTCCGGGCCCAGCGGCCActcctctgctttctgtctctatgaatttatctcttctggacatttcattcaaatggaatcatacaacgtGTAGCCTTCTGTGACTGGTCTCTTTCACTTGGCGTCCTGTCTCTGAGGTTCATCCACAGTCTATCACGAATCGGGACCTCATTCCTTTCTGTGGCTCAGTAAGATGCTGTTGTATGGTTagaccacaatttttaaaatccgttttctgttgatgggcatttgggttgcttccatttcttggttattgtgaataaaggctgctataaatatttgtgtgcaaGTTCCTGTGTGAACAcgtgttttcaattctcttgggtgCATACGGGGGCGTGGAACTCTCATGCATGGGGCATCTCTATGTTTGTGTGTTGGAAGGCCTGCTGGTCCTCAAAGTGGTTGTGCCATCTTGAATTCCCAGGAGCTGTATCCTAGGGTTCTGATTCTTCCCTGTCTTCGCCAGCACTTGTTACTGTCTGTCTTTGATGACAGGCACCCCAGGGGACATGAagaggtatctcactgtggttttcattttgcattttcctcaGACCCATTCATTtagcattttcctgatggctaacgATGTTGAGCAGCTTTTTATGGGTTTATTGGGCATTTGCCTGTTTTGAAGAAATAgctgtctgtttctcctttgcccattttattttatttttattttcattatgtttctagagattgatttatttatttttgagagagagagagagagagcgcacacctgagagagagagcgcgagcggggaggggggaggggcagagggagaggaagggggaaacaTAAGCAGACTCTGGGTTGAGCACGGagtttggtctcaggaccctgagatcatgacctgagccaaaaccaagaattggaggcttagccaactgcaccacccacgtgcccctgtattttttttttttcttttttaagatctatttatttatttgagagagagagcatgcctggccagagggagagagagagaacctccagcagaATTCCTGATGAGCACAGAACTCGAGCTCACCACTCTgcgatcacagcctgagccaaaaccaagagccggatACCCgacccaccgagccactcagctgcgccccccccccctttgcccattttaaatttgGGTTGTCTGCCTCTTGACTGTTACATTGTGCCCCTGCTGTCcacaggggaaactgaggctcggaaaGGGGACGCGACGAGGCTCATAAGCTCATAAGCAGATGGAGACTGGTAACTGGTAACTGGTTTGGTGTCTAGCTCCCACCCTAGCAGGTCACGGGTCACtgtctctcttcccagatgaGTGGCCTCCAATTCTGACCCACCCAGTCCACCACAGGTCTTGTTCTTGCACTTAGAGCCGTAGAGCCTCACAGGGTGGGCCGGAAAGACAGGGAAACAGCAGTTCTGAGGAAACAAGCCAGTCCTCTTTCCCCCTCCGAATCACGAGGACCCAGCTGACGTGGCCCGGGAAGAGGGGACAGCCCGGGCCTGTGGTCGGGGAGCCTATTTATACTGGCTGGGCCGTGTTGCAAGCCCTTCCTGCTGGGGAGAGGGACGTCACTGGGCGCTGACCTCACCAGAAATGCTGACGCATCTTCCCCTCATGCTTTGCTCAGTTGGCCAGCCGGGTCTCCTCACCTTGGGGCACTGCCTGTCCTCCTGCCTCACTGTCCCCTCCCACCAAGCTCCAGGCACTCCCCCATCGTCCACACTCCCCGCAGCCCTCCAACCATGCCCTCCTCTTGCAAGCTGTTCTGGGCAGTGCTTTATCCCTTAAATTCTTGTGTTAAAGACCGACTCCCATAGTACCTCCgaatgtggctgtatttggagatagggtcctCAGAGAGGTAAGGCACAAGGAGGCCACGGTGGTGGGCGTGGCCCATCCATTATGGCTgctgtccttctaagaagaggagattaggacagacacacagactagGGGTCAACCACATGAGGagacagcaagaaggtggccgtCTAGGAGCCAAGAGAGAGGCCGCAGGATAACATCGACCCTACTGATCGCTAGCTCCGGGATGGCACTAACAgccatttctgttgtttcagtcCTCCCGTCTGTGCTATGCTGTCAGGGCAGCCCGAGCAGACCAATAGCTAACTCCTCCTTGCTGTCAGTGGCCGTTGCCCTGGGGCCTGCACACAGCACCTCGCTTTGCTGCTCAGAGCATGGTCTTTCAGACTTGAGAGCCCCCTTGTGAACAGCACGTCTGTCCTCGTAACTTCTCCCATCCAGGGTGATGCAGAAACAGGAAAGCAAAGGCCTGTGCCTTCCCACCACCCTGAGTGCGAAGGGCGGTCCTCGGTAGCTGAGACGGCCGAGGCACTCCAGCCAGCTGTGGCTCTCCAGCCCGGAGCCGGGCCCTgagtgtctcagtttccttgttcAAGAGAGCCGAAGCATCCCTGCCCTGGTGCTCTCTGCCTTCCAGGGCTGTTGCTGGATGAGATCAGGGATGCGAAATGAAGAAGGATCCCAGCTTGGCATGGGCCCCAGGAAACGGTCTTGTGGGGGTGGGCACAGAGATGAGGAATTGAGCAGAAGCCACGTTCTCAGAAGGAGAATCCAGAACTGGTCCTTGGGGGCGGTGATGGGAGGTGTGGTGAGCGCCATGCTGGGGTGCCAGGGAGTGGGCGGGAGGTGAGGAATAGCCTCCTGGgcatgggggtgtgggggggggaagAGTCTGGTTTTGCCCACTATGGGATCCTCAGCGCTTGGGAGGGGCTGGCTCAGAGTAGGGTCAAATAAAAGTTcgttgaacaaataaatgagtaatgGTGAACGTGTCTGCAGAGGATAGAGAAGGTGGGAGCAGCCCTGGTGGCCAGGATGGCTGCccaacccaccccctcccctgccacctcaGGTCTCCCTGTCCAGGCTCCAAAGGCCCAATGCTTTCCCTAGCTGGCAGCTTCCAGGGGTCCTACCCTGGTTCTCCGGGCTCCTGAGGCCCTCCTCCCCACTGAGCTCCTGAGGGTGCAGGCCAAAGACCCTCTTCCAAGCCAAGGAGATATGCTGGGGCTGCCTCTTAGCCTCCTTGTCTGCCCTAGGCCAGGCCTCAGTTTATCCTAACAGAGTAGCAGGTTGACTAGAGAGGCATGGTCTCCACAGGGCCTTGACTCTGACATCCACTGAGGTCTGCGAGTAGCGGAAGACTAACCAAAAATCACTATCTTTCAGAGAAAGTGAAACCTGGTCCCCAACCATCACCACGGTGACTCCTCCACCCTGGCTTCCCCTCTGAGCTCACAGCTTCCCCATCTCCTCCGCCCCCCACACTAGCCCTCAGCAGCGAGTACTTGGAATTAgactttcatctttcttttttccttcaaaggaCTTTTGCCTTTTATGTCCATGATAGCGGCAGGGCTAAGAGCCAGGCCCAGGAAATGCTTTTCGaatcctcattttataggtggggctgctgaggcccagagacattAAGTGACTTGCCTCTGGTCACACAGCATGTTGGCAGGTTGAACCCTAATTTCTTATGTCTCGTTTCCCCCCAAAAGGTCCCGTCTGTAAAGAAAGGTCCTGGCTGCAGGCAAGGGATCTGGGATAAGGAAGGCTAGTTGCGAGGGGGTGCATGATGGGAGAAAGGAGATGGCTGGGAGCCCTGGTGGTCCTGGGGCCAGGACCACAATCTCGAATATGCCAGCCTGGGTCTGGCTCTGTGCCCAGAGCGTGGCGGTTTCTGTTCACAGATGTCCCAACAGTCCCAGCAAGAGGGCGGGAAGGGCACTCAAGAAGGAAGATGTCTCACTACTCTCAGCTCCAAACCACAGTGACTTGTGAAGCTGTTGGCTCCTGGGCCAAGCCTGACCTGCAGTCCTCCAAGGACCCAGTTGTCACACTCTCCCCTCTATCCTGGGCACAGCTCCCTACAGATGGCATGGACCCCCTTGCCCCTGCTCACCCCAGGAAGGCTGAGGCTGCAGTTTGCATCATCTTTGGGAGAGAGCCTGATCTCGAAGAATCAATTCGAAgaaaacaggaggaggaggaggcatgcCACCGCACACAGCGCCCATTGGCTGCCCGTGGAAACTTTGGTTTTTGGGGTTATATTCCCAGAAGGCctgccctccccccctccccacccacctcacgAGGTGTTGGCCAATCGCCCTGGCAGGCATAAAGTGGCTGCCAGCCCGCAAGGCTCCCAGCCAGGAGGTGTCACCCCCAGCAGGCGCCGGCCGGAGCTCGGGCACCCAGCATGCGGGCACAGCTTATGTGGAGGACGCTGCCCAGTAAGTACTTCCTTCCTCTCCACCAGCACCCCGCTTGCTGTGCCCATGGGTGCCAGCGTGGTGCAGGGGCTGGGAAGGCCAGGCGCCAGAAGGATGCTAAGGGGAGAGAGCCAGGAGGTCAGgcaaagaaagtggtccactgaGAACAGAGCATCTTCACAGGGTAAAGAAGGAGAATCCCTGGAAGACTTTTAAGGGGAGGTGATATAGAGGTGACTATGGGAGCTAGAGAATAAGGGAAGGGGATAGATTGAGGGAGAAGccagggaagcaggagggaggTGAGTGACGTGCTGGGAGAGGAGGAATCTGCAGAAAAGCAGTGTGATGTCTGGAGGGGCAGTGAGGCTTCCTTGTTGCCCTGATCcgcagggtctgggatggagagaCACGGGGACCCCGGAGCCCACACAATCACACAGCACGCCTAGCCACACCCACAgggtgacacacacacagagccatgTGATGTCATTCAGAGCCCTCAATCTCACCGACTTGGGAGCCCCCACATGCAGTCTGGTGCCCCAGGGTGGACTGGGCACAACGCTTGTGTGTGGCCAGTTTGTTCCTCTCACCTCATGCAGACCTGGACACACACCCGTGAAGACACCCTAGTCCCACGTGCACGCAGCACTCACATGgatctcctccccgccccccgcccaaaCCCGGCTGCAGATACCTGGGGAGGTAGCGAGGAGCGCCCTATGGTctcggtgcctgggtggccagcCCCCCAGCTGTCCCCGGCAGCGTCTTCCCCAAGGGGCTGAACGGTTCTTAGGAACGGAACATGGTGTCACTGCCTTCCGGGCCATTGCGCCACAGGCCCCTTCCGACCACATGGCTGCCggtgcctgggggtgggggttgggtggatGTGGAGAGGTCGCCAGCAGTAACTATGCCCAACCACCCCCAAGAGTGTGGCTCACAGCATCCCTGGTGGGCCTGACAGAAGTGGCCactaaggaagagaagaggaaggtgcATGAGGTCGAGAACAGTTCTGGCCTTGTGTGAACTGGGCAAGCccttctccctcagtgcctcGATTTTCCTGTCAGTAGAATGGGGCTATGGTCTAGATGATCCCACACATCTTTTGCAGACAGAACCTTCTGTGGGAAAGGCAGCCTCTTTTGCTTGTACAGACAGAGCTCTAGGCACCAGGCTGCTCCCAGGCTGAGCCCGACTGCGCAGAGGGCCAGGTCTGTGACAGGGGAGCCCAGAATCTTGGTCCAGAGGTCTTGCAGAGAGCAGCCTTGCTTGGGCTGCCCTTGTCAGATCCTGAGGCTGGCAAGATTGGCAGGTGCGGGAACTTCTCTTAAGGGCCTGCTTGGTGAAGCAGAATCATTGTTAGGGATGCTGGGCTGTGACTCGCCAGGGAGGTGGTGGTGGCCCCAGCAGGTGCGTACACAGTGCCCAGCCCCACCCTCAATGGCACGAAGCCTGAGCCAATGGGCTATGCCCTCTGAGGCCCTGGGGGTGTCCTCCCCTCTGAAAGCCGCTGACCTCCTTCCCCAAGTCAGGTGACAtcttccccccttctctgccccagGTCTGGTCCTCGGACTCCTGTTCTTGAGCACGCCGGTCATGGGCAGCTGTCTGGACAAGGACCAAGAGCTGCTCAGGCAGCTCCAGAAGCAGGCGGACATCATGCAGCGAACCAGCATGCTCCTGAACCCCTATGTGAGCACCTGGCCCCTGGTGGCATCTGAGTCTCAGAGGACAGCAGGCCTGGGGCACGAGTGAGCCTGGAGAGGATGAGGCCCAACTCCCATTCACACAATCCCCACTCCAGACGGGACCGGCGGGGAAACCAAGTCCCTGTGTTATTCCAAGGCCCCCTGGACCTCTCTGGGCCTAACTCTGAAACACCAAGGAGAGGAGAGATCTTTCCCAGCTTGTCCCATTTCTCAGGTGTAGCAGCAGGGACCCAAACAGAGTCCTGTTCTCCTGAAGCCTATGGTTACGCTCCCTGCATCATAGTCACCccaaccagcccccacccccagcatcctTCTGTCCCTGCTTACAGACACTGGGGAGTCCTCacccctctctggcctcagtttcttgaTCTGTACAATGGGAGGATTGAATGGGATGGGGTGCATGAGGTCCAGCATTTCAAGGCAGACCAGAgcagacctgtgtgtgtgtgtgtgtgtgtgtgtgtgtgtgtgttgggggcttGAGCACTCACGTCCTGATTCTCTTTTCCCTCCAGATCCAAAGCCAAGGCCTAGACAAGGATGGACTGAAGGAGCACTGCCGGGAGCGCCCAGGGACCTTCCCCAGCAAAGAGGCCCTGCAGCGGCTCAGCAGGCAGGAACTCCTGCGGGCTCTCAACACCATGCTGGATCACGTTCTGCACAGACTGATGGCCTTGCAGCAAGACATCCCCAAAGCCCAGGACCTGGAGACAGTGAATAGAGCAAAGCAGAACATTCGCGGGTTCAAGAACAATATCCACTGCATGGCCCAGCTGCTTCCAGGCTCATCGGAGAGGACTGAGCCCCCTCCGATAGGCCCAGGGACATCTCCatcgcccacccccaccccagacaccTTCCAGCGCAGGCTCGAAGGCTGCAGGTTCCTGCACGGCTATCACCGCTTCATGCACTCTGTGGGGCAGGTGTTTCGAgagtgggcagagagcccgagtcGGAGCCGGAGACACAGCCCCCGCCGTGGCCTGTGGAAGGGGGCCCGCAGAGTGCCACTCTCCAGGGGGAATAAGAGACTCCTTCCCCGGGGGCAGCTGCCCCGGTAGTCTTAGGGGACACCACCCGGCAGAGAAAGGATCCGTATGTACTCCCTAGGAGGGCATCTCCCCCCAGGGCCTCCAAACCTGCTCCCCTCTGTTCCTCACCTCCCAGAAGTGCACTTTAAGGGGTGGGAGTCAGGCTCCGGGATGGGAGGGTAGGGTCAGGCTATTGAGCCCCCAGCCCTGAATTCGTCAGTCTTGGTGGGGTGGCTGGGTCAGGCCACGCGGGGCCAACTTTCCATTGATTCAGGGGTCTGATGACACAGGCTGACTCATGGCCAGACTGACTGCCCCCCCGCCGCTCTGCTCCCGGAGGGCTGCTGGCCCTTCCCTCTCATGACTTACAGAGCCGTTGCCCCCAGACTTCCTCCTTTCCACAGCAGCATGGTTCCAAGGGGAGGGTTAGGGCCTGAGCTGGCCTTCGAAGGCTCATTGCCATTCTCAGGCCAGACACCTGGATATCTGGGTGACCTCACTTTAGGCAGCTGTGACAGATGCAGAGTGTCTTAGAAGGAGCACTGatctgggggcaggggtgtcCAAGAATAGGGCTCAGTTCCCAGCTCAACCCCTAACTCACTGTGTGGCCTCAGGCAGGCCACTttacctctctggacctcagttttattttttgtggttCAAGCCGTTGGTGTAAAGCCCTCTCCGCTTGATTCAATTACATAGAGCAAATATCCAATGCCTTGCAAATGGGCAGGGCCTGGAGTTCTCTATAGACCTACTGCCTGGAAGGGCCTGGTCTTGGGTCCCGGCTGCTGGCTGCGCCCCCTGGTGGTGCATCATTAAAATTTCTCATGCTGAAACTGGTTCGAGGGAGGCCCAGAAGGTGCTGGCTCAATTCTTCAAAGGGATATGACTAATTTATcgatttttatcagtttttatcTGTTTCCTATTTATAAGGCTTATTTATGATGTGTATTTAATGTTAATATTGTgtcaacatatatttaaaaaacttgCCTTTTTCTAAAGCCCTTGTGTCTCTCTGTTGTCTGGTGGGAAAGGATTTGGGGGAGCCTGGCCTTTTGGAGAGACAGGGACTCCAACTGTGGGGTGTCTCAAACACAGACAGAGCATTTAGCCCGTCTGAACGTGACTCCCCTGAGATGCTAGGGGCTAGGGATGTCGAGGTTTCGGAgcaagagggaaaggaggaaggctGGAGCTGTGGGCCCCTGTGCGTGTCTGGCTGGGAGTCCATGTGCTGATGTGGGTTCCATGAAATAGACAAGATACTAACAGATCCTGCCTCAGACACGACCTGTGACCTGCTCTGTCCTTGAACCTGCTTCTTGAGGGGCCCCAGGGGGTAGGAATTCCACCAGGCCACCAGAAAACCGGGCTCCGTCCTGATGCTCAGAGCCCCGCCTTTTCTTTAATCTTGAAATTTCTTAATGCGTGAAAAGAACATTCCCCGAAACAGAACAGGTGTTGACTTAATACTGAAGCACTATATAAAGGATCCCCCTTCCCACTTCGTAAATAGGGATACAGTATAAACATCTGTGAAAGAAAGTGGACCCTTGAGGATTAAATGCAAACCCTAAAATTGTGCACAATAGGACACTGTGTACATGCCAATGAAAGCTAAGGCAGCAGCTACAAAGGAAGAGCCAATAGAAGTGGATGAACTTGACCTGGATCCATCCCTGGGCACCCCACCTCCTGGGACAAGATGGAACAGGACTTAAGATCAGGGGTGGAGGAAAGCCTCATGCAAGTCTCTCCACAATAGATACGatccactttgcagatgagaagactgagactTAGGGAGACTACAGGGAGGGCAGGCGTGTGCTGAATTCAGGTCCTTTAGATGCAGGGTGGGAGCAACTTCTGTTACACTCTAGCCTCTGTAACTAGGCCAACAATGTCACTGAGTACCTGGGGGCACAGAGCTCCCAGGCCAGGGGGCCGACAGGCAACAGACACGCAGAACCAACAAGACATTGCAGCATGAGCTCAGCAAAAACCAACACAGGGTGATAGAACTGAGTGAGAGGCAATAGGGGTGGTCAGAGTGGCATCTGGAGGAGGTGAAGCCTCTCCATCTACTCCGAAACCCAGAATGACACATTGGAGAAGGGGCGGGGCTTGCAGGTGGTGGGAACAGCTAGAGCAAAGGCTCCAAGCATTTAAGGATCAGCATAAAGTAAGTGGTGGGCATGACTGATTTATCAAACcggcccagagaagggaagtgtCTTACTCAAGATCACAGAGGGAACTCCCGTGCACAACTCCACGCCTGGACTTGCAACCGGCAGGCTTCCAGGGCAGTGCCCAGTGTTCCAGGTGATTGACCAAGTACCTGGTGAGAGCTTCCCACTGTCCCCCACTGGGCTTTCCCTCGTTTTCAAGGCTCCTGCCACACAGGCCACCTTTTGGCTCCCGATAGGCCCAAGGCTCCCTCCTACCAAGAGACCTCTGcctatgctgttccctctgtctgaaACAGTGTTCCCTGTCATTCTGATCAGCACCTCCTTGGGTGTTCTTCCCTATTACCCATGGTCTGGGTCAAGCAACTTGGTTTATTTGTTCTCTGAAAACTGTCTTATTGGCAAGCCCTCCCCCACTGTGGTGTTTtaccctctgcctcccctgctgGCCTGAAACCTGCCAAGGATGGGTACGGTGTCTGCTTCCCTCTGCTCCAACATAGCACCCGGCTCGGTGCCTGCACCCAGGAGGAGCTCAGTGAAGAGCAGGGCAGGTGGGGCCCTGGAGGGAGTCAGAGAGCTGAGCAGCACACCCTGCcccagcatgggggtgggggccttTCCTGAGGCTGAGCTGCTGGGAAGCTGTGGGTGGGAGGCAGCAGACACTGAGCCAGACTCGCTCAGGTTCTCGGAGCGGAAGGGGAGTTGAGGCTGCGGCAGGTCGTGCTGTTGCCCACGGAGTGAGCAGAGGTTGGTCTGTGGAGGAAGAGCAGGAAGCCCGGGGGActgcccccccacctctgcctagGCCCCTTGCCAGCCCCCTACTCTGTGGATAAGCCCCAGGCTTTGAGTTGCACCAGCACCCACCCCGTAGGAGGCAGATGAGGGAGCTCCAGAATCTGGGGAGGGAGTCTCAGGGGTCCCACCTCCAAGGACTTGTTCCCTCCACGCTGTCCCCTGCTGAGACCACAGcc is drawn from Mustela lutreola isolate mMusLut2 chromosome 11, mMusLut2.pri, whole genome shotgun sequence and contains these coding sequences:
- the OSM gene encoding oncostatin-M; translated protein: MRAQLMWRTLPSLVLGLLFLSTPVMGSCLDKDQELLRQLQKQADIMQRTSMLLNPYIQSQGLDKDGLKEHCRERPGTFPSKEALQRLSRQELLRALNTMLDHVLHRLMALQQDIPKAQDLETVNRAKQNIRGFKNNIHCMAQLLPGSSERTEPPPIGPGTSPSPTPTPDTFQRRLEGCRFLHGYHRFMHSVGQVFREWAESPSRSRRHSPRRGLWKGARRVPLSRGNKRLLPRGQLPR